The following are encoded in a window of Brevibacillus ruminantium genomic DNA:
- a CDS encoding FAD binding domain-containing protein, translating into MIPSSFGYVKADTVEDAIRLLQESNGEGKLLAGGHSLIPLMKFRLTSPGTLIDISRIDELRGIRKDGNRLVVGALTTHHQVQRDPLILEHLPVLADAARVIGDLQVRHRGTVGGNLAHADPAADLPGVALALEAMLEVCGEAGKELIDLDGFFLGPLVSALPDNSMLTSVSFLIPPPEVKSVYLKYAHPASGYAVVGVCALVGLDADGVINYARIGINGVGDIPYRALGAESHLLGNVPSEALIKEAAALAPNEGEMGSDLFASAEYREHLCRIYTERALIQLLLPEGAA; encoded by the coding sequence ATGATACCAAGCTCGTTTGGCTACGTAAAGGCGGATACGGTCGAGGATGCCATTCGTTTGTTGCAAGAGAGCAATGGTGAGGGCAAGCTGCTCGCTGGTGGACACAGTCTGATCCCGCTGATGAAATTTCGGCTGACTTCGCCGGGTACGTTGATTGATATCAGCAGGATTGATGAGCTTCGCGGCATTCGCAAGGACGGTAATCGGCTGGTGGTCGGGGCGTTGACGACCCATCATCAGGTGCAGAGGGACCCGCTGATCCTGGAGCATCTCCCGGTGCTGGCCGATGCTGCCAGAGTGATCGGTGATTTGCAGGTCAGACATCGGGGCACGGTCGGGGGAAATTTGGCGCATGCCGATCCAGCAGCCGATTTGCCTGGTGTCGCACTGGCGCTGGAAGCCATGCTGGAAGTTTGCGGAGAAGCTGGCAAGGAACTGATCGACTTGGACGGCTTTTTCCTCGGCCCGCTTGTCTCCGCACTTCCGGATAACAGCATGTTGACCTCCGTTTCTTTTCTGATCCCTCCGCCCGAAGTAAAAAGCGTCTATCTGAAATACGCTCATCCGGCTTCCGGGTATGCCGTCGTCGGGGTATGTGCCCTGGTCGGATTAGATGCGGATGGCGTGATCAATTACGCACGGATCGGTATAAACGGGGTAGGAGATATTCCCTATCGTGCATTGGGCGCGGAGAGTCATCTTCTTGGCAATGTGCCATCGGAAGCGCTGATCAAGGAAGCGGCAGCTTTGGCGCCAAACGAAGGAGAAATGGGAAGTGACCTGTTTGCATCAGCTGAATATCGTGAACATCTTTGCCGTATCTATACAGAACGGGCATTGATTCAGCTCTTGCTTCCGGAAGGAGCAGCATGA